The proteins below are encoded in one region of Brevundimonas fontaquae:
- a CDS encoding multidrug efflux RND transporter permease subunit, which translates to MPRFFIERPVFAWVISIFIILLGVLAIPRLPIERFPNVAPPSVSISASYPGATPQTLADSVIAPIERELSSVRNLLYFESSSDTSGSASITATFKPGVNPELAQIDVQNRLKGVEPRLPQAVRQTGLSVESASSGFLMIVSLNSDGKFDEQALGDYLSRNLVEELKRVPGLGRVQNFSSEQAMRVWIDPQKMAAHGVSVTDVTTAIANQNLPISPGRIGDAPTLAGQTVTVPLTATGQLESPEAFRAITLRADASGSRLTLGDVARVELGQQSYGFDSYYNGKPAASAAILLAPGANSVAVSKAVIARLEQLKTAMPEGMSYSIPYDNAPFVKVSIEKVVHTLLEAMVLVFLVMFLFLQNIRYTLIPAIVAPIALLGTFAVMAAAGFSINVLTMFGMVLAIGIIVDDAIVVVENVERLMAVEGLSPKAATIKAMTEITKPVIGITLVLSAVFIPMAFASGSVGAIYRQFTLAMSVSILFSAFLALSLTPALCATLLKPVTGGHDGQAGIFGRFNRGFARMTDAYVSGVARLLRRAGRVMVVFAAILAVTIFAFVRLPSAFLPDEDQGQLMTSITLPADATAERTRAVVAQFEQAVLARPAIAGATSIMGFSFSGSGSNAAMVFTNLVDWKSRKGATSAGEMEAATAAMAAVRDGEVMTLMPPAIDSLGTSSGFSMRLQAVSGQTGAELQVATDQLLALAAASPKLSGVYSEGLPAGSAVNLRIDREKAEVMGVSFEAINNTISAALGSSYVNDFPNNGRLQQVIVQADASARMQLADVLKLYVPNRSGGMTALSEVVTPEWTASPAQLVRYNGFPAARIAGSPAKGVSSGQAMVEMERLVSQLPAGYVAAWTGASLEEQQSGAQAPMLLAFSMLVLFLVLAALYESWSIPLAVMLVVPLGIIGAVIAVTLRDLPNDVFFKVGLITIIGLSAKNAILIVEFARKLQVEEGKTLVAATIEASRLRLRPIIMTSLAFTLGVLPLMIASGASAATQHAIGTGVFEGMITATVLAVFFVPVFFVFILTLMDRLASRVPRLRWPWKQHRTGDVA; encoded by the coding sequence ATGCCTCGCTTCTTTATCGAACGTCCCGTCTTCGCCTGGGTGATCTCGATCTTCATCATCCTTCTCGGCGTCCTGGCGATTCCGCGCCTGCCGATCGAACGCTTTCCAAACGTGGCGCCGCCCAGCGTCAGCATCAGCGCCAGCTATCCCGGTGCGACGCCGCAAACGCTGGCGGACAGCGTGATCGCGCCCATCGAACGCGAACTTTCGAGCGTCCGGAACCTGCTGTATTTTGAGAGCTCCAGCGATACGTCCGGATCGGCGTCGATCACGGCGACCTTCAAGCCGGGCGTCAATCCGGAACTGGCCCAGATCGACGTTCAGAACCGGCTCAAGGGCGTCGAGCCGCGCTTGCCGCAGGCCGTCCGACAAACCGGCCTGAGCGTCGAATCCGCGTCGTCCGGCTTCCTGATGATCGTCAGCCTGAACTCGGACGGCAAGTTCGACGAGCAGGCCTTGGGCGACTATCTCAGCCGCAACCTGGTCGAGGAGCTCAAGCGTGTGCCCGGTCTCGGACGGGTTCAGAACTTCTCGTCGGAACAGGCGATGCGGGTCTGGATCGATCCGCAGAAGATGGCCGCGCATGGCGTCAGCGTCACGGATGTCACGACCGCCATCGCCAACCAGAACCTGCCGATATCGCCTGGGCGCATCGGCGACGCGCCCACGCTCGCCGGGCAAACCGTCACCGTCCCTCTGACCGCGACGGGCCAACTTGAAAGTCCCGAGGCGTTTCGGGCCATCACCCTGCGCGCGGACGCCTCCGGCTCACGTTTGACCCTGGGCGACGTCGCGCGCGTCGAACTCGGCCAACAGTCGTACGGCTTCGATAGCTATTACAACGGCAAGCCCGCAGCCTCCGCGGCGATCCTGCTCGCACCTGGCGCAAACTCCGTCGCCGTGTCCAAAGCCGTCATCGCGCGCCTGGAGCAGCTGAAGACGGCCATGCCGGAAGGCATGAGCTATTCGATCCCTTACGACAACGCGCCCTTCGTCAAGGTTTCGATCGAAAAGGTGGTCCACACCCTGCTCGAGGCCATGGTCCTGGTCTTCCTGGTGATGTTCCTGTTTCTGCAGAACATTCGCTACACGCTCATTCCGGCCATCGTCGCGCCCATCGCGCTGTTGGGAACGTTTGCAGTCATGGCGGCGGCGGGATTCTCGATCAATGTGCTGACGATGTTCGGCATGGTGCTCGCGATCGGCATCATCGTGGACGACGCCATCGTCGTGGTCGAGAACGTCGAGCGACTGATGGCGGTCGAAGGACTGTCGCCCAAGGCGGCCACGATCAAGGCGATGACGGAGATCACCAAGCCGGTCATCGGCATCACCCTGGTGCTGTCTGCGGTCTTCATCCCGATGGCGTTCGCGAGCGGGTCGGTGGGCGCGATCTATCGGCAGTTCACCCTCGCCATGTCGGTGTCGATCCTCTTCTCCGCCTTCCTCGCCCTGTCGCTGACGCCGGCGCTGTGCGCGACCCTGCTGAAACCCGTGACGGGCGGTCATGACGGTCAGGCAGGGATCTTCGGCAGGTTCAACCGAGGCTTCGCCCGAATGACCGACGCCTACGTCAGCGGGGTGGCGCGCCTTCTGAGGCGAGCCGGACGGGTCATGGTCGTGTTCGCGGCCATCCTGGCCGTGACCATCTTTGCTTTCGTCCGACTGCCGTCCGCCTTCCTGCCGGACGAGGATCAGGGACAGCTGATGACATCGATCACCCTGCCGGCCGACGCCACGGCCGAGCGGACGCGCGCCGTCGTGGCCCAGTTCGAACAGGCCGTTCTGGCGCGTCCGGCGATCGCGGGCGCCACCAGCATCATGGGCTTCAGCTTCTCCGGTTCGGGGTCCAACGCCGCGATGGTGTTCACCAACCTGGTCGACTGGAAGTCCCGCAAGGGCGCCACCTCGGCCGGCGAGATGGAGGCTGCGACGGCGGCGATGGCCGCGGTTCGAGACGGCGAAGTAATGACCCTGATGCCGCCGGCGATCGACTCCCTTGGAACGTCTTCAGGCTTTTCAATGCGGCTTCAGGCCGTGAGCGGACAGACGGGCGCCGAGTTGCAGGTGGCGACCGATCAGCTGCTCGCTCTGGCGGCCGCCAGCCCGAAACTGTCGGGCGTCTATTCGGAGGGCCTTCCGGCCGGTTCCGCCGTCAATCTGCGCATTGACCGCGAGAAGGCTGAAGTCATGGGCGTCTCGTTCGAGGCGATCAACAATACGATCAGCGCAGCCTTGGGATCGAGCTATGTCAACGACTTCCCGAACAACGGCCGGCTCCAGCAGGTGATCGTTCAGGCGGATGCCAGCGCCCGGATGCAGCTGGCTGACGTGCTGAAGCTCTATGTGCCCAATCGCTCGGGGGGCATGACCGCTCTGTCCGAAGTGGTCACCCCGGAGTGGACCGCCTCGCCGGCCCAACTCGTACGCTACAACGGCTTCCCCGCGGCGCGCATCGCCGGCAGCCCGGCGAAAGGCGTTTCGAGCGGCCAGGCGATGGTGGAAATGGAGCGGCTCGTGTCCCAACTGCCCGCCGGCTATGTCGCGGCCTGGACCGGGGCTTCGCTTGAAGAGCAGCAGAGCGGTGCTCAGGCGCCCATGCTTCTGGCCTTTTCCATGCTGGTCCTCTTCCTCGTCCTGGCGGCGCTTTACGAGAGTTGGTCTATCCCGCTCGCCGTCATGCTGGTCGTCCCACTCGGTATCATCGGCGCCGTGATCGCGGTCACGCTGCGCGACCTGCCGAACGACGTCTTCTTCAAGGTCGGCTTGATCACAATCATCGGCCTGTCGGCCAAGAACGCCATCCTGATCGTGGAGTTCGCCCGCAAGCTCCAGGTCGAAGAGGGCAAGACGCTTGTCGCAGCGACTATCGAGGCGTCGCGCCTGCGTCTGCGGCCGATCATCATGACCTCCCTGGCCTTCACCCTCGGCGTCCTGCCTTTGATGATCGCGAGCGGCGCCAGCGCCGCGACCCAGCACGCCATCGGTACGGGGGTCTTCGAAGGCATGATCACAGCCACGGTCCTGGCGGTCTTCTTCGTGCCGGTCTTCTTCGTCTTCATCCTGACGCTGATGGACCGGCTGGCCTCACGCGTGCCGCGCCTGCGATGGCCGTGGAAACAGCATAGGACGGGGGACGTGGCATGA
- a CDS encoding efflux transporter outer membrane subunit: MRKGGIALLLGLAGCQTVPRTAAPDVVAPVFPAPSAEVDQRSAAERNWRSVFVDPRLQALIEIALADSRDLQLALLDVDAARAQLRIQNAGSAPQVDAQVGYSQSGGPGDQSTGQSTVSFALSAFELDLFGRLRAESDSSFAAYLAAQSGRDAAQIAVMSTVADAYLAQSAAEEAVALTTLTLADWRASLDLTHRLQEAGQASGLDVAQAEGQVLAAEADREAARRDLAIATNALTLAIGRPMPDDLPARLGIEAEPIVTRLGAGVPSDLLKRRPDIRQAEHQLAAANADIRAARAAFFPRLSLTAALGSASADLGGLFNGANRTWSFAPVITQPLFNAGRLKGALDLAEIRADQAVATYERTIQTAFREVADGLAGRETYDAQLDRETAAVRVAERRRLLSQQRYAAGLDSRLELLDAQRQLYAQQRARLATQKARLSNAVALYRALGGGLDVGGATATSPSGGA, from the coding sequence ATGCGCAAAGGCGGAATCGCGCTCCTCTTAGGCCTGGCCGGGTGCCAAACCGTCCCGCGAACGGCGGCCCCGGACGTGGTGGCGCCGGTCTTTCCCGCACCTTCAGCTGAGGTGGACCAGCGATCGGCGGCCGAGCGGAACTGGCGATCGGTCTTCGTCGATCCGCGTCTGCAGGCCCTCATAGAGATCGCCCTTGCGGACAGCCGCGATCTGCAGCTTGCGCTCTTGGATGTCGATGCGGCGCGTGCGCAGCTTCGCATCCAGAATGCGGGCAGCGCGCCACAGGTCGACGCCCAAGTCGGGTACAGCCAGAGCGGAGGGCCGGGCGACCAGAGCACAGGCCAATCAACCGTGTCGTTCGCTCTGTCCGCGTTCGAACTGGACCTTTTCGGACGGCTTCGCGCGGAATCGGACAGCAGTTTTGCGGCCTATCTCGCTGCGCAATCGGGACGGGACGCCGCGCAGATCGCCGTGATGTCGACGGTCGCCGACGCCTATCTCGCACAGAGCGCCGCCGAAGAGGCTGTGGCGTTGACGACCCTGACGCTCGCCGATTGGCGAGCCTCGCTGGACCTGACTCATCGGCTGCAGGAGGCCGGCCAGGCGAGCGGTCTCGATGTCGCACAGGCCGAGGGTCAGGTCTTGGCCGCCGAAGCCGACCGGGAAGCCGCCAGGCGTGACCTCGCCATAGCAACGAACGCTCTGACGCTCGCGATCGGCCGTCCCATGCCGGACGATCTCCCGGCCCGCCTGGGCATTGAGGCGGAGCCCATCGTGACGCGGCTCGGCGCTGGAGTTCCGTCAGACCTTCTGAAACGTCGTCCAGACATTCGGCAGGCGGAACACCAACTTGCCGCGGCCAATGCCGACATTCGCGCGGCGCGCGCCGCCTTCTTCCCCCGTCTCTCCCTGACGGCGGCCCTTGGCTCGGCCAGCGCGGACCTCGGCGGCCTGTTTAACGGCGCCAATCGAACATGGTCTTTCGCGCCGGTCATCACCCAGCCCCTCTTCAACGCCGGACGGCTGAAGGGCGCGTTGGATCTTGCCGAGATTCGGGCGGACCAGGCCGTGGCGACTTATGAGCGCACGATCCAGACCGCCTTCAGGGAAGTCGCTGACGGATTGGCCGGGCGTGAAACCTATGACGCCCAGTTGGACCGCGAGACTGCGGCGGTCCGCGTCGCCGAGCGCCGCAGACTGCTTTCGCAGCAGCGTTATGCGGCGGGGCTCGACAGCCGCCTCGAACTCCTCGACGCGCAGCGCCAACTCTATGCCCAGCAACGCGCCCGGCTGGCGACCCAGAAGGCGCGCCTCTCAAACGCCGTCGCCCTGTACCGCGCGCTCGGTGGCGGTCTCGACGTCGGCGGTGCGACCGCCACGTCGCCGAGCGGAGGCGCTTAG
- a CDS encoding N-acetyltransferase: MTAAVTLQPASADDLPRFKSDLQAAFALAVVEAFGDQLDVPMPSDATLETAFSAPGAVVLRILQDGVDVGGAVVTINTETQHNSLDLFFIKVGQHSSGLGRQAWFAIEQRFPATVAWETHTPYFEKRNIHFYVNICGFKIVEFFNPRHPDPHEDGELEDLPGEGEAFQFQKLMRPPSNA; the protein is encoded by the coding sequence ATGACAGCCGCTGTAACGCTTCAACCCGCTTCGGCCGATGACCTTCCGCGCTTCAAAAGCGACTTGCAGGCGGCGTTCGCGCTCGCCGTCGTGGAGGCGTTCGGCGATCAACTCGACGTACCCATGCCATCTGACGCAACGCTGGAAACGGCGTTCAGCGCGCCGGGCGCTGTCGTGCTTCGTATTCTTCAGGACGGCGTCGATGTCGGCGGCGCGGTCGTGACGATCAACACTGAGACCCAGCACAACAGTCTGGATCTGTTCTTCATCAAGGTCGGCCAGCATTCCAGTGGTTTGGGACGCCAAGCCTGGTTCGCGATCGAGCAGCGCTTTCCAGCAACCGTCGCCTGGGAAACGCACACGCCCTATTTCGAGAAGCGGAACATCCATTTCTACGTCAACATATGTGGGTTCAAGATCGTGGAGTTCTTCAACCCGCGGCATCCGGATCCCCACGAAGACGGCGAGTTGGAAGATCTGCCCGGAGAAGGGGAAGCGTTTCAGTTCCAGAAGTTGATGCGTCCGCCCTCGAACGCCTAG
- the gor gene encoding glutathione-disulfide reductase encodes MADYDYDLFVIGAGSGGVRAARLTALDGKKVGVAEEYRVGGTCVIRGCVPKKFMVMASEVSHALEIAEGYGWSFDNAKFDWPTFLEAKDVEIARLSGIYAANLGKAGVELVHGRAVLKDAHTVEIVGKDRTITAKKILIATGGRPWKPEELPGIEHAITSEEAFHLPELPKRILIAGGGYIAVEFAGIFAGLGVETTLIYRGPNILRGFDDDVRAHLAGEIEKRGIKVILGCQHEKIEKTETCLINHLENGMKLETDVVMFATGRIPYVKDLGLESAGVELNEAGAIKVDPYSKTTADNIWALGDVTDRMNLTPVAIREAVAFHQTVYRDNPQHFDYEAVATAVFSQPPVGVVGLSEAEARRSCSNGVDVYVTRFRPMKYAFTGSDERVLMKLVVDADSQRVVGVHIVGPDSPEMIQLAAIAVKAGLTKAQWDATCAVHPTMAEELVTLKEKQSGATSAG; translated from the coding sequence ATGGCCGACTACGACTACGACCTCTTCGTCATCGGCGCCGGTTCGGGCGGGGTGCGGGCGGCGCGGCTGACGGCGCTGGATGGCAAGAAAGTTGGGGTCGCCGAGGAATATCGGGTCGGCGGCACCTGCGTGATCCGCGGCTGCGTGCCCAAGAAGTTCATGGTCATGGCCTCCGAGGTCAGCCACGCGCTCGAGATCGCCGAGGGTTACGGCTGGTCGTTCGACAACGCCAAGTTCGACTGGCCCACCTTCCTTGAAGCCAAGGATGTCGAGATCGCGCGCCTGTCCGGCATCTATGCCGCCAATCTGGGCAAGGCCGGGGTCGAACTGGTCCACGGGCGGGCGGTCCTGAAAGACGCCCACACGGTCGAAATCGTCGGCAAGGATCGCACCATCACCGCCAAAAAGATCCTGATCGCCACGGGCGGCCGCCCGTGGAAGCCGGAAGAGCTACCTGGCATTGAGCACGCCATCACGTCTGAAGAAGCCTTCCACCTTCCGGAACTACCCAAGCGCATCCTGATCGCAGGCGGCGGCTATATCGCGGTGGAGTTCGCCGGCATCTTCGCGGGCCTGGGCGTCGAGACGACCTTGATCTATCGCGGCCCCAACATCCTGCGCGGCTTCGACGACGACGTGCGCGCACACCTGGCCGGAGAGATCGAAAAGCGGGGCATAAAGGTCATTCTGGGCTGCCAGCACGAGAAGATCGAAAAGACTGAGACCTGTCTCATCAACCACCTCGAAAACGGCATGAAGTTGGAGACGGACGTCGTCATGTTCGCCACCGGCCGCATTCCCTACGTCAAGGATCTGGGGCTGGAGAGCGCCGGCGTCGAGCTGAACGAGGCGGGCGCCATCAAGGTCGACCCCTATTCCAAGACGACGGCCGACAACATCTGGGCCCTCGGCGACGTCACCGACCGGATGAACCTGACGCCTGTCGCCATCCGCGAAGCCGTCGCCTTCCATCAGACCGTCTATCGCGACAATCCCCAGCACTTCGACTACGAGGCCGTGGCCACCGCCGTCTTCAGCCAGCCGCCGGTCGGGGTCGTGGGGCTAAGCGAGGCGGAGGCGCGGCGGTCGTGCTCGAACGGCGTGGACGTCTACGTCACCCGGTTCCGCCCGATGAAATACGCCTTCACAGGCTCGGATGAGCGGGTGCTTATGAAGCTGGTGGTCGATGCCGACAGCCAGCGCGTGGTCGGCGTTCACATCGTCGGGCCCGACAGCCCCGAGATGATCCAGCTGGCCGCGATCGCCGTGAAGGCCGGCCTGACCAAGGCCCAGTGGGACGCCACTTGCGCCGTCCACCCCACCATGGCCGAAGAGCTGGTCACGCTGAAGGAGAAGCAGTCGGGCGCGACCTCCGCCGGCTGA
- a CDS encoding carboxylesterase/lipase family protein, protein MTIAGVFATLSLMMAPAADQPTVRIPQGVLTGRADAEVAAFKNIPYAAPPTAERRWRPPGPAPTWQGQRDASAYGPLCIQAPPNGDPGVGPLPMSEDCLNLNVWRPVSAAQPAPVMVWIHGGGLVNGSGTAPLYDGTSLAKRGMVVVTLNYRLGRLGFFDHPALAAERPAGEAAGNYGLMDVTAALKWVRANIAAFGGDPKNVTIFGESAGGAIVTRLMISPPARGLFDRAIVQSGLGRELQTPLDRKGAYGAPSARERGEVWAYGAGLRTAADLRAAPADLFLTPPPVFANGDLTLIDGRIVPSTVEAAFKAGRQAPVPFIIGSNSAEFWWMRPTDRNGYGQIDDDMTWLERADAVQAYGGLEAFDKLAITDLVFSEPARMLARLHAKAGHPAWLYRFDISSPQNPEPHGGATHAIERPYVFGTLNTLPYTVEDRDRKASEAMMSYWTAFARSGDPNGVGRPRWPTATLRDTRLMNFVNPGPTVTPVPFSARLDLLERFRERPRP, encoded by the coding sequence ATGACAATCGCCGGCGTTTTCGCCACCCTCTCGCTTATGATGGCGCCCGCAGCCGACCAGCCCACCGTCCGCATTCCGCAGGGCGTCCTGACCGGACGCGCGGATGCCGAAGTGGCTGCGTTCAAGAACATTCCCTATGCCGCCCCGCCGACGGCCGAGCGGCGTTGGCGACCGCCCGGCCCCGCGCCGACCTGGCAAGGCCAGCGCGACGCCTCGGCCTATGGTCCGCTGTGCATCCAGGCGCCGCCGAATGGCGACCCCGGCGTCGGTCCCTTGCCGATGAGCGAAGACTGTCTGAACCTGAACGTCTGGCGACCGGTCAGCGCGGCTCAGCCCGCGCCTGTCATGGTCTGGATTCATGGTGGCGGCCTGGTCAACGGATCGGGAACCGCGCCGCTGTATGATGGAACCAGCCTGGCCAAGCGTGGCATGGTCGTGGTGACACTGAACTATCGACTGGGGCGGCTGGGCTTCTTCGATCATCCGGCGCTGGCGGCCGAGCGGCCGGCGGGCGAGGCGGCGGGGAATTACGGCCTGATGGACGTGACGGCGGCGCTGAAATGGGTGCGCGCCAATATCGCGGCCTTTGGCGGCGACCCCAAGAACGTGACCATCTTCGGCGAATCGGCAGGCGGGGCGATTGTCACGCGACTGATGATCTCGCCGCCGGCGCGCGGTCTGTTCGACCGGGCGATCGTTCAGTCCGGCCTGGGGCGGGAGTTGCAGACGCCGCTGGACCGCAAGGGCGCCTATGGCGCGCCCTCAGCGCGCGAGCGCGGCGAGGTGTGGGCCTATGGCGCGGGACTGCGAACGGCGGCGGATTTGCGCGCGGCGCCGGCCGATCTGTTCCTGACGCCGCCCCCGGTTTTCGCCAACGGCGACCTGACGCTGATCGACGGGCGGATCGTGCCGTCCACGGTCGAGGCGGCGTTCAAGGCGGGGCGGCAGGCTCCGGTGCCCTTCATCATCGGCAGCAACAGCGCCGAGTTCTGGTGGATGCGGCCCACGGATCGCAACGGCTATGGTCAGATCGACGACGACATGACCTGGCTCGAGCGCGCCGATGCCGTTCAGGCCTATGGCGGGCTGGAGGCGTTCGACAAGCTGGCGATCACGGATCTGGTGTTTTCGGAACCGGCCCGGATGCTGGCGCGGCTGCATGCCAAGGCGGGCCATCCGGCCTGGCTCTATCGGTTCGATATCTCGTCGCCGCAGAATCCGGAGCCGCATGGCGGCGCGACCCATGCGATCGAGCGGCCGTATGTGTTCGGCACGTTGAACACTCTACCGTATACCGTCGAGGATCGGGACCGAAAGGCGTCGGAGGCCATGATGAGCTATTGGACCGCCTTCGCGCGCTCGGGCGATCCCAACGGCGTCGGGCGGCCACGCTGGCCCACAGCGACATTGAGGGACACCCGGCTGATGAACTTCGTCAACCCGGGACCGACCGTCACGCCCGTGCCGTTCAGCGCCCGGCTGGACCTGCTCGAGCGGTTCCGCGAGCGGCCTCGGCCCTAA
- a CDS encoding sensor histidine kinase — translation MKSGDPAVDRGAAFDASPNPYVLLTPDLRIAEVNQAYMDVTGAKRSEVLGQPLFAAFDSGPGSDAPENVRQVRSSLEKARDTRQRDHLAVVRFSMPRTQLDGSETFEERLWSATHTPILNADGEVVMLLQHTMDVTDLAPVIRPDEPTTALDAIIGDSVLRRAQSVQEDNRRLETERNRLVEMFMQAPGFVAIMSGPDHRFQMHNDAYSQLIGHRDIAGKPVRQALPELEGQGFYDLLDSVFATGEPYEGRESAAQLQRKPDGLLETVYLNFIYQPIRDDAGAVVGIFVQGHDITENVLAAQRQKLMIDELNHRVKNTLATVQSIAIQTARSNTDPASFAETFQSRIMALSHTHNLLTQTHWEGADLRAILEHETEAYGPTRISLNGPPVSLEPAVVLSLGMIFHELATNAAKYGALHTPDGRILIDWGLADQRHRKLKLSWREIGGPTVVVPARKGFGSRLIERNIRHDLAGEIDLVYAPEGLIAELTVPLDRTAAQ, via the coding sequence GTGAAATCTGGCGATCCGGCCGTTGATCGGGGTGCGGCTTTCGATGCCTCGCCCAATCCCTATGTGCTGCTTACGCCGGACCTGCGGATCGCCGAGGTCAATCAGGCCTATATGGATGTCACGGGCGCCAAGCGCAGCGAAGTGTTGGGCCAACCGCTCTTTGCCGCCTTCGACTCGGGCCCTGGCTCGGACGCCCCGGAGAACGTCCGCCAAGTCCGTTCGTCACTGGAAAAGGCGCGCGACACCCGACAACGCGATCATCTGGCGGTCGTACGCTTTTCGATGCCGAGAACGCAGCTCGACGGCAGCGAAACCTTCGAAGAGCGTCTCTGGAGCGCCACCCATACGCCCATACTGAACGCCGACGGCGAAGTGGTCATGCTGCTTCAGCACACCATGGATGTGACGGACCTGGCGCCCGTCATCCGCCCGGACGAGCCGACGACCGCTTTGGACGCCATCATCGGCGATTCAGTGCTTCGTCGGGCCCAGTCGGTTCAGGAGGACAATCGTCGCCTGGAGACCGAGCGCAATCGTCTCGTTGAGATGTTCATGCAGGCCCCCGGCTTCGTCGCGATCATGTCCGGACCGGATCATCGGTTCCAGATGCACAACGACGCCTACAGCCAGCTCATCGGACACCGGGATATCGCCGGCAAGCCGGTTAGGCAGGCCCTGCCGGAACTGGAAGGCCAAGGCTTCTACGATCTGCTCGACAGCGTCTTCGCCACAGGCGAACCCTATGAAGGGCGCGAGAGCGCGGCCCAGCTGCAGCGTAAGCCCGATGGGCTGCTCGAAACCGTCTATCTCAACTTCATCTATCAACCGATCCGCGACGACGCGGGCGCGGTGGTGGGCATCTTCGTGCAGGGCCACGACATCACCGAGAACGTCCTGGCGGCCCAGCGCCAGAAGCTGATGATCGACGAACTGAACCACCGCGTGAAGAACACCCTCGCCACGGTGCAATCCATCGCCATCCAGACCGCTCGCTCCAACACCGACCCGGCCAGCTTCGCCGAGACCTTCCAGTCGCGGATCATGGCCCTGTCGCACACCCACAATCTGCTGACGCAAACCCATTGGGAGGGCGCAGACCTGCGCGCCATTCTGGAGCACGAGACAGAGGCCTATGGACCGACGCGGATCAGCCTCAACGGCCCGCCGGTCTCTCTCGAACCTGCTGTCGTCCTGTCGCTCGGCATGATCTTCCACGAGCTTGCGACCAACGCCGCCAAATACGGCGCGCTGCATACGCCGGACGGCCGCATCCTCATCGACTGGGGATTGGCCGACCAGAGACACCGAAAGCTGAAATTGAGCTGGCGCGAAATCGGCGGCCCCACGGTTGTGGTTCCGGCCAGGAAGGGCTTTGGCAGCCGCTTGATTGAGCGAAACATTCGCCATGATCTGGCGGGCGAGATCGATCTGGTCTACGCCCCCGAAGGATTGATCGCGGAACTGACAGTTCCATTGGACAGGACCGCCGCACAATGA
- a CDS encoding response regulator: protein MTQPLTGRRVLVVEDESLVAMLLETILEDMECVPIGPASNVDEGQKLARDTENLDAALLDVNVAGRQVFPVAEALKERGVPFVFSTGYGEGGLPDEWRGQPTIQKPFTEVAIRDALMKAMGVTQA, encoded by the coding sequence ATGACCCAGCCCCTCACCGGCCGCCGCGTGCTTGTGGTCGAAGACGAGTCGCTCGTCGCCATGCTCCTGGAAACGATCCTGGAGGACATGGAGTGCGTGCCGATCGGTCCCGCGTCCAATGTGGACGAAGGTCAGAAGCTGGCGCGCGATACGGAGAATCTCGACGCCGCCCTGCTGGACGTCAATGTCGCCGGTCGTCAGGTCTTCCCCGTCGCCGAGGCGCTGAAGGAACGCGGCGTGCCGTTCGTCTTTTCGACCGGCTACGGCGAAGGTGGTCTGCCTGACGAATGGCGCGGCCAGCCTACGATCCAGAAGCCGTTCACAGAAGTCGCCATCCGCGACGCCCTGATGAAGGCCATGGGTGTGACCCAAGCCTGA